In Syntrophorhabdales bacterium, the following are encoded in one genomic region:
- the dsrB gene encoding dissimilatory-type sulfite reductase subunit beta → MGRTDIGPPDFRDMLPEIIKKNYGTWKYHEIPRPGVLKHVAENGDVLFSVRAGSPRLVSVDFIRDICDVADKYCDGHLRFTSRYNIEFLTPNEKNVDLIIADLKKLGLPVGGTSPGISNIVHTQGWIHCHSAATDASGLVKAIMDEVYEHFVETKLPNHVRIAVGCCINMCGAVHCSDIAVVGVHTKPPRPDHDRVVAQCEIPTTIQSCPTGAIRRHPDQNVKSVVVKEDLCMYCGNCFTVCPAMPLADAEGDGVAIYVGGKVPNARKAPMFSRMVVPFLPNRPPRWPEVVETIKKIINVYAAGAKPYERIGEWIERIGWEAFFRRTEIPFTEQHIDDFTHAVETYRTTTQFKW, encoded by the coding sequence ATGGGCAGAACAGACATAGGACCACCCGATTTTCGCGACATGCTCCCGGAGATCATAAAGAAGAATTACGGAACATGGAAGTACCACGAGATACCGAGGCCCGGCGTGCTCAAGCACGTGGCCGAGAATGGTGATGTGCTCTTCTCGGTGCGAGCCGGCTCCCCGAGGCTGGTCAGCGTCGATTTCATTCGCGACATCTGCGATGTGGCGGACAAGTATTGTGACGGGCACCTCCGGTTCACGAGCCGTTACAACATCGAGTTTCTCACCCCGAACGAAAAAAACGTGGACCTGATAATAGCCGACCTGAAGAAGCTTGGTCTTCCCGTCGGGGGGACCAGTCCCGGCATTTCGAACATAGTCCACACGCAGGGCTGGATCCATTGTCACAGTGCCGCAACTGATGCATCGGGCCTCGTGAAGGCGATCATGGACGAAGTCTATGAGCACTTTGTGGAGACAAAGCTTCCAAACCACGTGCGCATTGCGGTCGGCTGTTGCATCAACATGTGCGGCGCAGTACACTGCTCCGACATTGCCGTCGTCGGTGTTCACACAAAACCTCCAAGGCCTGACCACGACAGGGTAGTCGCGCAGTGCGAGATACCGACCACTATTCAGTCATGCCCTACAGGAGCCATACGGCGCCACCCTGACCAGAACGTGAAAAGCGTTGTGGTAAAAGAGGACCTGTGCATGTACTGCGGTAACTGCTTCACGGTCTGTCCGGCCATGCCGTTAGCCGATGCCGAAGGTGACGGGGTTGCGATCTATGTCGGCGGCAAAGTGCCAAATGCGCGGAAAGCTCCGATGTTCTCCCGTATGGTAGTGCCGTTCCTTCCCAACAGGCCACCGCGCTGGCCCGAGGTAGTGGAGACCATCAAGAAGATCATAAACGTTTACGCTGCCGGCGCCAAACCCTATGAACGCATAGGTGAGTGGATAGAACGCATAGGATGGGAAGCTTTCTTCCGCCGGACCGAGATACCGTTTACCGAACAGCATATTGACGATTTTACACATGCGGTTGAAACGTACAGGACCACAACTCAATTCAAGTGGTAA
- the dsrA gene encoding dissimilatory-type sulfite reductase subunit alpha has translation MADDTPLLDELEKGPWPSYVTEIKRMAKKNAAAKDLLGIQEQSYKDRITHWKHGGIVGVTGYGAGVIGRYCDAPEKFPGAASFHTMRINQPAGWFYTTKSLRTICDIWEKYGSGMTNFHGSTGDIILLGTTTENLQPCFDTLSDAGFDLGGSGSALRTPAGCVGKARCEWSNIDTLGLIHDLTVEFQDEIHRPRWPYKFKIKASGCPNDCVAAIARADFTIIGTWRDALRIDQQAVKEYAKGGLDIENLVVRRCPTEALAWDPKAKELKLSAEDCVRCMHCINVMPKAVRPGVETGATILVGGKAPIIKGAYLSWVLVPFMKMEPPYEELKDLLRKIWDWWDENGRTRERLAELIERLGFKTFLREMGLPPVPQMVKYPRSNPYVFFDK, from the coding sequence ATGGCGGACGACACACCCTTGTTGGATGAATTGGAGAAAGGCCCATGGCCGAGCTATGTGACAGAGATCAAACGTATGGCAAAGAAGAACGCCGCGGCCAAAGACCTGCTCGGCATCCAGGAACAATCGTACAAAGACAGGATAACCCATTGGAAACATGGAGGCATAGTAGGTGTCACCGGCTATGGTGCTGGCGTGATAGGAAGATACTGCGACGCGCCGGAGAAGTTTCCTGGTGCCGCGTCATTTCACACCATGCGCATAAACCAGCCTGCAGGATGGTTTTACACCACGAAATCACTTCGCACGATCTGTGATATCTGGGAAAAGTATGGCAGCGGCATGACCAACTTTCACGGCTCTACAGGGGACATCATTCTTCTCGGGACAACTACAGAGAACCTGCAGCCCTGTTTTGACACACTCTCTGATGCCGGGTTTGATCTGGGAGGCTCAGGCTCCGCGCTCCGCACGCCTGCAGGTTGCGTCGGCAAGGCGCGTTGCGAATGGTCAAACATCGACACGCTTGGACTGATCCATGATCTGACCGTTGAATTCCAGGACGAAATCCACAGACCGAGGTGGCCGTACAAGTTCAAAATCAAGGCGTCTGGCTGCCCCAATGATTGCGTTGCGGCAATTGCCCGCGCAGACTTCACCATCATCGGCACGTGGCGCGATGCCCTGCGCATCGACCAGCAAGCTGTTAAGGAGTATGCCAAAGGTGGTCTGGACATTGAGAACCTCGTGGTACGCAGATGCCCGACGGAAGCCCTTGCCTGGGATCCAAAGGCCAAAGAATTGAAACTCTCTGCTGAAGACTGTGTGCGCTGTATGCACTGCATTAACGTGATGCCCAAGGCAGTGAGGCCCGGTGTAGAGACAGGTGCCACGATTCTCGTGGGAGGCAAGGCGCCGATCATTAAGGGCGCCTACCTGTCGTGGGTGCTCGTGCCCTTCATGAAAATGGAGCCCCCCTACGAAGAGCTTAAAGATCTGCTTAGGAAAATCTGGGATTGGTGGGATGAGAACGGCAGAACAAGAGAGAGGCTTGCAGAGTTAATAGAAAGACTCGGGTTTAAGACGTTCCTGCGGGAGATGGGGCTTCCGCCCGTACCGCAGATGGTCAAGTATCCCAGGTCGAACCCGTACGTCTTTTTTGACAAGTAA
- a CDS encoding tripartite tricarboxylate transporter permease, translated as MEALNSLLYGFSVALQPENIFYCFIGSVLGTLVGVLPGIGPVGAISILLPITFKISATGSIIMLAGLYYGAMYGGSTTSILVNIPGEAASVITCMDGHQMALKGRAGPALGMAAFGSFIAGTVGIVGLMLFAKPLSRFALDFGPHEYFALIILGLTFVTYLSHGSMLKAVMMACLGLMLSNIGLDPITSSPRMTFGILELFDGVGIAPVAMGLFGIGEVLINLEQAVTQEVIRAKLKHLFPSKLDWIQSKWALVRGTLVGFFLGILPGGGPVLASFMSYGLEKRVSKEPQKFGTGAIEGVASPEAANNSAASSSFIPLLTLGIPPNVSLSVLFGAFLIHGVTPGPLLLKDHPDLFWGVISSMYLGNVMLLVLNLPLIPMWVQVLKIPAKLLYPLILLFCLVGAYSMNNSVFDVIIMIVFGVVGYLFRKFDYEGAPLVLAFVLGPMLDLNLRQALLVSEGSFLTFFTRPISAVTLGLAALLLITSIMPFVAKKVAKYREVAEDQ; from the coding sequence GTGGAAGCCCTGAACAGTCTGTTATACGGGTTCTCCGTCGCCTTACAACCCGAGAATATCTTTTACTGTTTCATAGGGTCCGTGCTGGGAACGCTCGTGGGAGTGCTGCCGGGCATCGGCCCTGTCGGCGCGATATCGATCCTCTTGCCTATAACGTTCAAAATTTCAGCTACAGGATCCATCATCATGCTCGCGGGTCTTTACTATGGGGCCATGTACGGAGGCTCAACGACATCAATTCTCGTCAACATCCCTGGCGAAGCGGCATCTGTGATTACTTGCATGGATGGCCACCAGATGGCGCTTAAAGGCAGAGCGGGCCCGGCGCTCGGCATGGCTGCCTTTGGCTCCTTCATCGCAGGGACGGTAGGTATCGTCGGACTGATGCTGTTCGCGAAACCGCTCTCCCGCTTTGCGCTTGACTTTGGTCCTCACGAATACTTTGCGCTCATTATTCTCGGCCTGACCTTTGTGACCTATCTCTCTCACGGATCGATGCTGAAAGCAGTTATGATGGCATGCCTCGGCCTCATGCTCAGCAACATCGGTTTGGACCCCATCACTTCCAGTCCGCGCATGACATTCGGCATCCTTGAACTCTTCGATGGAGTCGGCATTGCACCGGTGGCCATGGGTCTGTTCGGCATCGGCGAGGTGCTCATCAACCTTGAACAGGCAGTCACGCAGGAGGTGATAAGGGCAAAGCTCAAGCACCTCTTCCCGTCGAAGCTCGACTGGATTCAATCAAAGTGGGCGCTGGTGCGCGGAACACTTGTAGGCTTCTTCCTCGGTATCCTGCCTGGTGGAGGCCCGGTTCTCGCTTCCTTTATGTCCTACGGTCTGGAAAAGAGGGTCTCAAAGGAACCTCAGAAATTTGGAACAGGAGCAATTGAGGGTGTGGCCTCTCCCGAAGCTGCCAACAACTCCGCTGCTTCCTCATCCTTCATTCCGCTCCTTACGCTCGGCATTCCGCCTAATGTAAGTCTCTCTGTTTTATTTGGTGCTTTTCTCATCCACGGTGTCACGCCTGGGCCTCTCCTTCTCAAAGATCACCCCGACCTTTTCTGGGGAGTGATCAGCAGCATGTATTTGGGTAACGTCATGCTCCTTGTGTTAAACCTTCCTCTGATCCCCATGTGGGTCCAGGTGTTGAAGATTCCTGCGAAGCTCCTCTACCCTCTTATTCTCCTCTTCTGTCTTGTGGGCGCCTACAGCATGAACAACAGCGTGTTCGACGTTATTATCATGATCGTTTTTGGAGTCGTGGGCTACCTCTTCAGGAAGTTCGACTACGAAGGGGCGCCCCTGGTATTAGCCTTCGTACTGGGACCCATGCTCGATCTTAACCTCAGGCAGGCGCTGCTTGTGTCGGAGGGAAGTTTCCTGACGTTCTTTACCCGTCCCATCTCCGCCGTGACCCTCGGCCTCGCCGCTCTCCTGCTGATCACCTCAATCATGCCTTTTGTCGCAAAGAAGGTGGCTAAGTATCGCGAAGTCGCCGAAGACCAGTAA
- a CDS encoding tripartite tricarboxylate transporter TctB family protein, with translation MNKRDLVSGLFWLAAAIFVLTQALDLGVGTVSAPGAGFVLFWSSVLFGLLSIILVVKALVASSGKQGIAELWHGLSWGNVVIAVVALVLYSLVLVKVGFVIATTAFMAVLYAVGRMKVWVVVVSALVTVALTYAIFHYALQIEFPRGPFRW, from the coding sequence GTGAACAAACGTGACCTCGTAAGCGGCCTTTTCTGGTTAGCAGCCGCGATCTTTGTGCTCACGCAAGCCCTTGACCTGGGGGTAGGGACGGTCTCCGCACCGGGAGCCGGCTTCGTGCTCTTCTGGTCGAGTGTCCTCTTCGGCCTGCTCTCAATAATCCTTGTGGTAAAGGCTCTTGTGGCTAGCAGCGGGAAACAAGGAATTGCCGAGTTGTGGCACGGGCTGAGCTGGGGTAATGTTGTCATAGCGGTGGTCGCCCTCGTGCTTTACAGTCTCGTTCTCGTGAAAGTGGGCTTCGTCATTGCAACCACAGCTTTCATGGCTGTACTCTACGCCGTGGGTAGAATGAAGGTCTGGGTTGTGGTGGTGAGTGCGCTTGTGACGGTTGCATTGACCTATGCCATTTTCCATTATGCGCTGCAGATCGAGTTCCCAAGGGGGCCTTTCAGATGGTAA
- a CDS encoding tripartite tricarboxylate transporter substrate binding protein has translation MKIHWQSGKFVAAVALSILLLASSFLPSARAEYPDRPITMDVAFAPGGSMDMASRAMASAAEKYLGKPIVVDNKGGAAGTIALALVANAKPDGYTLCAGTSTGIVRAPQMQKVTYKPLKSFTPIIGYATPQNAIVVKSDAPWKSLKELLDYARKNPNKIKYSSTGVGSAQHHAMAYLEHQEKIKWIHVPYKGTADAMTALLGGHVDVCSSGPEHVPYARAGQVRILAYTEEKRNPKQPDVPTLKELGYDFVNETVFSILGPAGLPADVVAKLESAFTKAKDSPEVKTVMDKLDLVPVYYNSKEYDRFLKESWVRLEKTLKETGLIKEPATQPY, from the coding sequence GTGAAGATACATTGGCAATCTGGGAAATTTGTTGCGGCCGTGGCGCTGTCTATTCTCCTTCTCGCGTCGTCCTTCCTTCCGTCTGCAAGAGCAGAATATCCTGACAGACCGATCACTATGGACGTGGCTTTTGCCCCCGGCGGCTCGATGGATATGGCCTCACGTGCCATGGCGTCAGCAGCCGAAAAATATCTTGGCAAGCCCATCGTTGTCGACAACAAGGGAGGAGCCGCGGGTACTATTGCGCTGGCGCTGGTAGCAAACGCAAAACCGGATGGCTACACGCTTTGCGCCGGTACAAGCACCGGCATAGTACGCGCACCTCAAATGCAGAAGGTGACGTATAAGCCTTTGAAGAGTTTCACGCCCATAATCGGTTATGCCACGCCGCAGAACGCCATCGTGGTCAAATCGGACGCTCCATGGAAATCCTTGAAGGAACTTCTCGACTACGCCAGGAAGAACCCGAACAAAATCAAATACAGCAGCACGGGCGTGGGGTCCGCCCAGCATCATGCCATGGCCTATTTGGAACACCAGGAGAAGATAAAATGGATACACGTGCCATATAAGGGCACCGCTGACGCAATGACTGCGCTCCTTGGAGGGCATGTCGATGTATGCTCATCCGGGCCGGAGCACGTTCCTTACGCCAGAGCCGGTCAGGTGCGGATCCTTGCATATACGGAGGAAAAGCGGAATCCCAAGCAGCCGGATGTGCCAACGCTCAAAGAACTGGGCTATGATTTCGTAAATGAGACTGTCTTCTCTATTCTGGGACCGGCCGGTCTTCCTGCGGACGTGGTCGCAAAGCTTGAAAGCGCCTTCACCAAAGCGAAGGACAGCCCGGAAGTGAAGACGGTCATGGACAAATTGGATCTGGTGCCGGTCTACTACAATAGTAAGGAGTATGATCGCTTTCTGAAAGAATCGTGGGTAAGGCTCGAAAAGACGCTGAAAGAAACAGGTCTCATTAAAGAGCCGGCTACACAACCGTACTGA
- a CDS encoding TetR/AcrR family transcriptional regulator gives MRPKRTRKDSEKKKEEILRTVLQLFLKKGYNATSTNDICSAAKLAKPTLYYYFGSKRNLLFSLHESHLNRFLTPYIEAATAMENPEERLFFMIRAYTKMICAQPELRFLIHETLGFKDKYFLQVKKAWKNHYILLRDTIVILQRSGRVAPTLKPSWAALFLIGMMTWITFWFDFKRDEQIDEIAESAVAFASRALGLRSGSGP, from the coding sequence ATGCGGCCAAAAAGAACAAGGAAAGACTCGGAGAAGAAGAAAGAGGAAATACTTCGTACTGTGCTGCAGCTTTTTCTCAAGAAGGGATACAACGCAACATCGACGAACGATATCTGTTCGGCTGCGAAACTCGCGAAACCAACACTCTACTACTATTTCGGCAGTAAACGAAACCTTCTTTTTTCTCTGCACGAAAGTCATCTGAATCGCTTTTTGACCCCTTACATTGAGGCAGCCACCGCAATGGAGAATCCCGAAGAGCGACTCTTCTTCATGATCAGGGCCTACACAAAGATGATCTGCGCACAACCGGAACTCAGGTTCCTTATTCACGAGACCCTCGGATTCAAGGACAAGTATTTTCTCCAGGTAAAGAAGGCATGGAAGAACCATTACATCCTTCTCAGAGACACTATTGTAATCCTGCAGCGTAGCGGGCGGGTGGCTCCCACTCTAAAGCCTTCGTGGGCGGCGCTCTTTTTAATCGGCATGATGACGTGGATCACCTTTTGGTTTGATTTCAAGCGCGACGAACAGATTGACGAAATTGCAGAATCAGCCGTGGCTTTTGCGTCTCGCGCGCTGGGCCTGAGAAGCGGCTCAGGCCCTTGA
- a CDS encoding ferredoxin family protein: protein MPPEIDHEKCTACGVCVDVCAEDVFFDETGTGGLSDEDERQRDKKKPGVTYPEACFHCYLCAQTCPQGAITIRTPLIMHVPYK from the coding sequence ATGCCGCCGGAAATAGATCACGAGAAATGCACTGCATGCGGGGTGTGCGTCGATGTGTGCGCGGAAGACGTATTCTTCGACGAGACAGGCACCGGCGGACTGAGCGATGAAGATGAACGGCAAAGAGATAAGAAGAAGCCGGGGGTGACATACCCCGAGGCATGTTTTCACTGCTATCTGTGCGCACAGACATGCCCTCAGGGAGCGATCACTATAAGGACGCCGCTGATCATGCATGTTCCCTACAAGTAA
- a CDS encoding long-chain-fatty-acid--CoA ligase, producing MADEFLLKELCRYRIGTWADIMYRNALLYGGEIVWIYKSERVTFSGYNERVNRLIHALNGLGVRKGDGIGIFSWNCLEYPDVYGAAMKGGFVISPFNPRLLANEIEYLVNYSEVNTLFVGPELVETISSLKDRFPGVKQYVALEKPADNMIYYPDLLAKGSKEEPDVDIKEDDPLLIFYTSGTTGVPRGALYTHNRTMDNALVKMSQLGAEAGDKHIMVLPLFHIGGHSHFWAFYYGGGSNVIMPQRSFDPPATLKAIQDEKATDIHIVPTQLVAMLAVPDVERYDLSSLKRIWYAASPMPVELLRRGMKKFGSIFMQGYGQSESGPDITFFNKRAHNVLDKTPKEQEILASCGQPCLNVHVRIVDENDKDVPPNTTGEIIVQSKKVMREYWRKPEETKEAMAGGWLHTGDMGFYDKNGYIYIVDRKKDMIVTGGENVYPREVEEVLYRFPAVQEAAVIGLPDDVWVERVHAVIILKEGQPATAEEVMNFCKQNLARYKAPKSVEFVKELPKNPQGKILKRELREKYWKGRERRVG from the coding sequence ATGGCCGATGAATTTTTGCTGAAAGAATTGTGCCGCTACCGAATCGGAACATGGGCAGACATCATGTACCGGAATGCGCTGTTGTATGGGGGAGAAATAGTCTGGATTTACAAGTCGGAAAGGGTGACATTCTCCGGCTACAACGAGCGGGTAAACAGGTTGATTCATGCGCTCAACGGGTTGGGGGTTCGCAAAGGTGACGGTATTGGTATTTTTTCCTGGAACTGCCTGGAGTATCCGGATGTGTACGGGGCCGCAATGAAGGGTGGTTTCGTCATATCGCCGTTCAACCCAAGGCTCTTGGCAAATGAGATCGAGTACCTGGTCAACTATTCGGAAGTGAATACGCTCTTTGTCGGCCCGGAACTGGTGGAGACCATTTCTTCCCTCAAGGATCGTTTTCCCGGTGTCAAACAGTACGTTGCCCTGGAAAAGCCGGCCGACAACATGATCTACTATCCTGACCTTCTGGCCAAGGGCTCCAAAGAAGAGCCGGACGTCGACATCAAGGAAGACGATCCCCTTCTGATCTTTTACACCAGCGGGACAACCGGTGTGCCGCGGGGGGCTCTATACACGCATAACCGCACTATGGATAATGCGCTCGTCAAGATGAGCCAGTTGGGGGCCGAGGCGGGCGACAAGCACATCATGGTGCTTCCTCTTTTTCATATCGGAGGTCATAGCCACTTCTGGGCCTTCTATTATGGGGGCGGGAGCAACGTGATCATGCCACAGAGGTCCTTCGATCCCCCGGCGACGCTCAAGGCCATTCAGGACGAAAAGGCGACGGACATTCATATTGTGCCCACCCAGCTCGTGGCCATGTTGGCAGTGCCTGACGTCGAGAGATACGACCTCAGCAGTCTCAAGCGCATATGGTATGCTGCCTCGCCCATGCCTGTGGAACTCCTGAGAAGGGGTATGAAGAAATTCGGCTCGATATTCATGCAGGGCTACGGCCAGTCGGAGTCGGGACCCGACATTACGTTCTTCAATAAGAGAGCGCATAACGTGCTCGACAAGACGCCCAAAGAGCAAGAGATATTGGCTTCCTGCGGCCAGCCCTGTCTTAATGTACACGTTAGGATCGTGGACGAGAATGATAAGGATGTGCCGCCCAATACTACAGGGGAGATAATCGTGCAGAGCAAGAAAGTGATGCGTGAGTACTGGCGCAAACCCGAGGAGACGAAGGAGGCTATGGCGGGCGGATGGCTCCACACAGGCGACATGGGGTTCTATGACAAGAACGGGTACATCTATATTGTCGACAGGAAGAAAGACATGATAGTGACGGGAGGAGAGAACGTCTATCCGCGGGAAGTGGAAGAGGTGCTCTACCGTTTCCCTGCAGTTCAGGAGGCGGCCGTAATTGGTCTTCCTGATGATGTCTGGGTGGAGCGGGTGCACGCGGTCATTATCTTGAAAGAAGGACAGCCGGCTACCGCCGAGGAGGTCATGAATTTTTGTAAGCAGAACCTCGCGCGCTACAAAGCGCCGAAGTCAGTGGAGTTTGTAAAGGAATTACCGAAGAATCCCCAGGGCAAAATACTGAAGCGGGAGTTGAGGGAGAAATACTGGAAGGGCAGAGAGCGGCGGGTAGGATAA